From Myxococcus xanthus, a single genomic window includes:
- a CDS encoding rhomboid family intramembrane serine protease has translation MMLFLPLGVDNTELERLPRVSITIAAICIVAFFISWVIPSNPLGVGENELRSLLEQSLEHPDLEFPPACAERLLSDSGRRLVRNMHQRVAESDGAESVTNRQQGLNERCEELIAQHDSSLLSRFSLVPARGLAQPGWLTYMFLHLGWMHLLGNLLFFYVTSLLLEDAWGRPLFAGFYVVGGLVAGVAHYAIDPSSESVMVGASGAVAACMGAFCLRFAQRRVRIGYFVWLLKIFRGTFPVPGWVWGGLWFGNEVLNYYLLGNNTGVAVMAHIGGFVFGFAGASLLRVTQLEERVVAPALAAKQGGWVADPRLAEAQEALDKGDRTAARAGFQRLLKTQPDHTDALLSLGRMDLEDGKTQAGTARVERALHTLAGRASTDALWFAMEPLVSLLPIDALRPASAWKLAQALDTEDAPPASLETTEALYSVAGGGAGIIAVRALIRATELRMAHYKDLERAADYLARAKPLLTGEAASAGDRVRELDAEITRVLEENAWKKRDAAPTPTVDAPPAPPRVFPCRIVGMTAMALTVEAANGQRRTMAMTEVLAIAVGMLPVAGPPGTSPRQTVLTDLVLSWGSANEGPRVLRVNVAGLALNHFYPGVAPREAYARFLADMLERTNANALPDASSLKQGQYPRFNSEAELSQHYYGGSAAAA, from the coding sequence ATGATGCTGTTCCTGCCCCTGGGGGTGGACAACACCGAGCTGGAGCGGCTGCCTCGGGTGTCCATCACCATCGCGGCCATCTGTATCGTGGCCTTCTTCATCTCCTGGGTCATTCCGTCCAATCCCCTGGGCGTGGGTGAGAACGAGCTGCGCTCCCTGCTGGAGCAGTCGCTCGAGCACCCGGACCTGGAGTTCCCTCCCGCGTGTGCGGAGCGGCTGCTGTCCGATTCGGGCCGGAGGCTGGTGCGCAACATGCACCAACGCGTCGCGGAATCCGACGGAGCGGAGAGCGTGACGAACCGGCAGCAGGGACTGAATGAGCGCTGCGAGGAGCTCATCGCCCAGCACGACTCGAGCCTGCTCTCGCGCTTCTCCCTGGTGCCCGCGCGGGGACTCGCCCAGCCCGGCTGGCTCACGTACATGTTCCTCCACTTGGGGTGGATGCACCTGCTGGGGAACCTGCTGTTCTTCTACGTGACCAGCCTGCTGCTCGAGGATGCCTGGGGCCGGCCACTCTTCGCGGGTTTCTATGTCGTGGGCGGGCTCGTGGCCGGCGTGGCCCACTATGCCATCGACCCCTCATCGGAGTCGGTGATGGTGGGCGCCTCCGGCGCCGTGGCCGCGTGCATGGGCGCCTTCTGTCTGCGCTTCGCCCAGCGACGGGTCCGCATCGGCTACTTCGTCTGGCTGCTGAAAATCTTCCGCGGCACCTTCCCCGTTCCCGGCTGGGTCTGGGGCGGCCTGTGGTTCGGCAACGAGGTGCTGAACTACTACCTCCTGGGCAACAACACGGGCGTCGCGGTGATGGCCCACATCGGCGGTTTCGTCTTCGGCTTCGCGGGCGCGTCGCTGCTGCGCGTCACGCAGTTGGAGGAACGGGTGGTGGCGCCCGCACTCGCCGCGAAGCAGGGCGGCTGGGTAGCCGACCCGCGGCTGGCGGAGGCCCAGGAGGCACTCGACAAGGGAGACCGCACGGCCGCACGCGCGGGCTTCCAGCGCTTGCTGAAGACCCAGCCGGACCACACCGACGCGTTGCTGTCGCTGGGCCGCATGGACCTGGAGGACGGCAAGACGCAGGCCGGCACGGCGCGGGTGGAGCGGGCGCTCCATACGCTCGCGGGCCGCGCCTCCACGGACGCACTGTGGTTCGCGATGGAGCCATTGGTCTCGCTGCTGCCCATCGACGCGCTGCGGCCCGCCTCCGCGTGGAAGCTGGCACAGGCGCTGGACACGGAAGACGCGCCGCCGGCTTCGTTGGAGACGACGGAAGCCCTGTACAGCGTGGCGGGCGGGGGCGCGGGCATCATCGCGGTGCGCGCGCTCATCCGCGCCACGGAGCTGCGAATGGCGCACTACAAGGACCTCGAGCGGGCAGCAGACTACCTCGCGCGCGCCAAGCCGCTGCTGACGGGAGAAGCCGCGTCTGCGGGTGACCGGGTCCGGGAGCTGGACGCCGAAATCACGCGGGTGCTGGAAGAGAACGCATGGAAGAAACGGGACGCTGCGCCAACGCCCACCGTGGACGCACCACCCGCGCCGCCGCGCGTTTTTCCCTGCCGCATCGTGGGCATGACGGCCATGGCCCTCACCGTGGAGGCAGCCAATGGCCAGCGCCGGACGATGGCCATGACGGAGGTGCTGGCGATTGCCGTGGGCATGCTGCCCGTCGCCGGGCCGCCGGGGACGTCGCCGCGACAAACCGTGCTCACCGACCTGGTGCTCTCCTGGGGGAGCGCCAACGAGGGACCGCGGGTGCTGCGGGTGAACGTCGCGGGGCTCGCGCTGAACCACTTCTATCCGGGTGTGGCGCCGCGTGAGGCCTATGCGCGATTCCTGGCGGACATGCTGGAGCGCACCAACGCCAACGCGCTTCCGGACGCCTCCTCCCTGAAGCAAGGGCAGTACCCGCGCTTCAACAGCGAGGCGGAACTGAGCCAGCACTACTACGGCGGGAGCGCGGCAGCGGCCTGA
- a CDS encoding DUSAM domain-containing protein, which yields MAESIDWDPVRELARRVEAGEALSLTAEVRALLLRSAREVGIPEEDAHAAVAGVATATALLHETRRRIRDGSQRLMRALTGARRLRDAGDAAGARALLEDVLAVEQVPLYREQAELALEDME from the coding sequence ATGGCCGAGTCGATTGATTGGGACCCGGTGCGTGAACTGGCGCGTCGCGTGGAGGCCGGTGAGGCGCTGTCGCTGACGGCCGAGGTGCGCGCCTTGCTCCTCCGCTCGGCACGAGAGGTGGGCATTCCCGAAGAGGATGCACATGCCGCCGTCGCGGGTGTTGCCACGGCGACGGCGCTTCTTCACGAGACTCGCCGCCGCATTCGTGATGGCTCGCAACGTCTCATGCGCGCGCTGACGGGGGCCCGCCGGCTTCGGGACGCGGGCGACGCCGCTGGCGCGCGCGCGCTACTGGAAGACGTGCTCGCGGTGGAGCAGGTGCCCCTCTATCGCGAGCAGGCCGAGTTGGCCCTGGAAGACATGGAGTGA
- a CDS encoding site-2 protease family protein → MRAARGSFQIGSFRGIPVRVHFSLLLVLPLLAFLFGGAFQRAAEVAEVPPERLSGSPALWGLVVALGLFASVFIHELAHTVYALRRGGRVRSITLMMVGGVSELTEAPPRPRDEALMAAVGPLTSILLAVLLGGATWLLQEVRSFNLQFAFFYMASLNLFLGVFNLLPAFPMDGGRIVRASLAGRLGMVRATQVASWLGRGFAVLFGVWAVLSLNPFLVVIAFFIFMGAQGEAQQVRMKMTLERVPVADLMTPRRVGVDAGASLEQALWDLRRARLLLLPVTEDERPVGQVSLETVRAVPDSERMTRTVREVMVPAVVVRLDEDGWTALRRMAEEERPQLVVVEADGVLAGTLDVNDVQRGMALYQAREERSGQQDRRWRQERPA, encoded by the coding sequence ATGCGCGCCGCGCGAGGATCCTTTCAAATCGGCTCGTTCCGCGGCATTCCCGTCCGCGTCCACTTCTCGCTGTTGCTGGTCCTTCCGCTGCTTGCGTTTCTATTCGGCGGCGCCTTCCAGCGGGCGGCGGAGGTGGCCGAAGTCCCCCCGGAGCGACTCAGCGGCTCGCCCGCGCTGTGGGGGCTGGTGGTGGCGTTGGGCTTGTTCGCGTCCGTGTTCATTCACGAACTGGCGCACACCGTGTACGCGCTGCGCCGCGGCGGGAGGGTGCGCTCGATTACGTTGATGATGGTGGGCGGTGTGTCGGAGTTGACGGAGGCGCCGCCGCGTCCCCGGGATGAAGCGCTGATGGCCGCGGTGGGGCCGCTGACGAGCATCCTGCTGGCGGTGCTGCTCGGCGGCGCGACGTGGCTGCTCCAGGAGGTGCGCTCGTTCAACCTCCAGTTCGCGTTCTTCTACATGGCCAGCCTGAACCTGTTCCTGGGTGTGTTCAATCTGCTGCCCGCGTTCCCCATGGATGGGGGGCGCATCGTCCGCGCGTCGCTGGCGGGACGGCTGGGGATGGTGCGCGCAACGCAGGTGGCGTCCTGGCTGGGACGTGGGTTCGCGGTGTTGTTCGGTGTGTGGGCGGTGCTGTCGCTCAATCCGTTCCTGGTCGTCATCGCGTTCTTCATCTTCATGGGCGCGCAGGGGGAGGCGCAGCAGGTGCGGATGAAGATGACGCTGGAGCGTGTGCCGGTGGCCGACTTGATGACGCCGCGCCGGGTGGGTGTGGACGCGGGGGCGTCGCTGGAGCAGGCGCTGTGGGACTTGCGGCGTGCGAGGCTGTTGCTGCTGCCGGTGACGGAGGACGAAAGGCCGGTGGGGCAGGTGTCGCTGGAGACGGTGCGGGCCGTGCCGGATTCGGAGCGGATGACGCGCACCGTGCGCGAGGTGATGGTGCCCGCCGTGGTGGTGCGGCTGGATGAGGATGGGTGGACGGCGCTGCGGCGCATGGCCGAGGAGGAGAGGCCCCAACTCGTCGTGGTGGAGGCGGATGGGGTGCTGGCGGGGACACTCGACGTGAACGATGTGCAGCGCGGTATGGCGCTGTATCAGGCGCGCGAGGAGCGCAGCGGTCAGCAGGATCGGCGGTGGCGGCAGGAGCGGCCGGCGTAA
- a CDS encoding Coq4 family protein, whose amino-acid sequence MWNPVANARAAWRMARALRDPEKLQDVLGLAPVLAPPVAMRRLVERLMSHASAAQAFIERPRVGLLHLAALRALPEHTLGRAFVDHLEANQVNPDALPYLEARTDEEYVRAHLLESHDVWHVLTGFPTSVAGELGIQAFSLAQVGSPFALGILAGGLTNTLLYAFSQREERMRAIVRGWLLGQRARPLFGAPWCQMWESPLAEVRQRYGLDLAAVDAVLDDPMRPAMEVRNPGSASPPQSC is encoded by the coding sequence ATGTGGAATCCTGTCGCGAATGCGCGGGCGGCATGGCGGATGGCACGGGCCCTCCGCGACCCGGAGAAACTCCAGGACGTCCTGGGTCTGGCCCCCGTGCTCGCGCCCCCCGTGGCGATGCGGCGGCTGGTGGAGCGGCTGATGAGCCACGCCTCCGCGGCCCAGGCCTTCATCGAGCGCCCGCGCGTGGGCCTGCTCCACCTGGCCGCGCTGCGCGCCCTGCCCGAACACACCCTGGGACGTGCCTTCGTCGACCACCTGGAGGCGAACCAGGTGAACCCTGACGCACTGCCCTACCTGGAGGCGCGGACCGACGAGGAGTACGTGCGAGCGCACCTGCTCGAATCCCATGACGTCTGGCACGTCCTCACCGGCTTTCCGACGAGCGTGGCGGGCGAGCTGGGCATCCAGGCCTTCAGCCTGGCCCAGGTGGGCAGCCCCTTCGCCCTGGGCATCCTCGCGGGCGGCCTGACGAACACCCTCCTCTACGCGTTCTCTCAGCGCGAGGAGCGCATGCGCGCCATCGTCCGGGGCTGGCTGCTGGGACAACGGGCCCGACCGCTCTTCGGGGCACCGTGGTGTCAAATGTGGGAGTCGCCCCTGGCGGAGGTCCGCCAGCGCTACGGCCTGGACCTGGCGGCGGTGGATGCAGTGCTTGACGACCCCATGCGTCCGGCCATGGAAGTCAGGAATCCAGGCAGCGCGTCCCCGCCCCAATCATGCTAG
- a CDS encoding acyl-CoA carboxylase subunit beta, with translation MDQTPEKDPLRARLEKMEKQAELGGGADRIAKQHESGKLTARERIDLLLDPGSFCELDKFVTHRSSEFGMGDKKIPGDGVVTGYGTVEGRKVFVFAQDFTVFGGSLSGAYAQKICKIMDLATRVGAPVIGLNDSGGARIQEGVESLAGYADIFVRNTLASGVVPQISLIMGPCAGGAVYSPAITDFIMMVKDTSYMFITGPDVIKTVTHEEVSKEALGGAVTHNQKSGVAHFAAENEQAAIVMTRELLSFLPSNNQEEAPVQPCEDDAFRAEESLKTIVPSNPNKPYDIKEVIKAIVDDKHFFEVQEHFAKNIVIGFARMNGRSVGVVANQPAVLAGVLDIDASIKAARFVRFCDCFNIPLVTLVDVPGFLPGTDQEWGGIITHGAKLLYAYAEATVPKVTVITRKAYGGAYDVMASKHIRADMNFAWPTAEIAVMGPEGAVNIIFRNELAKAPDAAAERARLTADYRDKFATPFKAAELGYIDEIIRPEETRAKLIRSLELLKDKRQENLPRKHGNIPL, from the coding sequence ATGGACCAGACTCCCGAGAAGGACCCCCTCCGCGCACGTCTCGAGAAGATGGAGAAGCAAGCCGAGCTGGGTGGCGGTGCCGACCGCATCGCCAAGCAGCACGAGTCCGGCAAGCTCACCGCCCGCGAGCGCATCGACCTGCTCCTTGACCCCGGCTCCTTCTGTGAGCTGGACAAGTTCGTCACCCACCGCTCGAGCGAGTTCGGCATGGGCGACAAGAAGATTCCAGGCGACGGCGTCGTCACCGGCTACGGCACCGTGGAAGGCCGCAAGGTCTTCGTCTTCGCCCAGGACTTCACCGTCTTCGGCGGCTCGCTGTCGGGCGCCTACGCGCAGAAGATCTGCAAGATCATGGACCTGGCCACCCGCGTGGGTGCGCCCGTCATCGGCCTGAATGACTCGGGCGGCGCGCGCATCCAGGAAGGCGTGGAGAGCCTGGCCGGCTACGCGGACATCTTCGTGCGCAACACGCTGGCCTCCGGCGTGGTGCCCCAGATTTCGCTCATCATGGGCCCGTGCGCGGGCGGCGCGGTGTACTCGCCGGCCATCACCGACTTCATCATGATGGTGAAGGACACGTCGTACATGTTCATCACCGGCCCGGACGTCATCAAGACGGTGACGCACGAGGAGGTGTCGAAGGAAGCGCTGGGCGGCGCCGTCACGCACAACCAGAAGTCCGGCGTGGCCCACTTCGCGGCGGAGAACGAGCAGGCCGCCATCGTGATGACGCGCGAGCTGCTCTCCTTCCTGCCCTCCAACAACCAGGAAGAGGCGCCCGTCCAGCCGTGCGAGGACGACGCGTTCCGGGCCGAGGAGTCGCTCAAGACGATTGTCCCGAGCAACCCCAACAAGCCCTACGACATCAAGGAAGTCATCAAGGCCATCGTCGACGACAAGCACTTCTTCGAGGTGCAGGAGCACTTCGCGAAGAACATCGTCATCGGCTTCGCGCGCATGAACGGGCGCAGCGTGGGCGTCGTCGCCAACCAGCCCGCGGTGCTCGCCGGCGTGCTGGACATCGACGCCAGCATCAAGGCCGCGCGCTTCGTGCGCTTCTGCGACTGCTTCAACATCCCGCTCGTCACGCTGGTGGACGTGCCCGGCTTCCTCCCCGGCACCGACCAGGAGTGGGGCGGCATCATCACCCACGGCGCCAAGCTGCTGTACGCCTACGCCGAGGCCACCGTCCCCAAGGTCACCGTCATCACCCGCAAGGCCTACGGCGGCGCCTATGACGTCATGGCGTCCAAGCACATCCGCGCGGACATGAACTTCGCCTGGCCCACCGCGGAAATCGCCGTCATGGGCCCCGAGGGCGCGGTCAACATCATCTTCCGCAACGAGCTGGCCAAGGCCCCGGACGCCGCCGCTGAGCGGGCCCGGCTGACGGCGGACTACCGCGACAAGTTCGCCACCCCGTTCAAGGCGGCCGAGCTGGGCTACATCGACGAAATCATCCGTCCGGAGGAGACGCGCGCGAAGCTCATCCGCTCCCTGGAGCTGCTGAAGGACAAGCGCCAGGAGAACCTCCCCCGCAAGCACGGCAACATCCCGCTCTAG
- the accC gene encoding acetyl-CoA carboxylase biotin carboxylase subunit, which translates to MPKIRKVLVANRGEIAIRVMRTCKELGIATVAVYSEADRSALHVRTADQAIFVGPPPSRESYLVQQRILDAAKQAGADAIHPGYGFLSENAAFVRACEAEGLTFIGPPASAMDSMGEKTRARANMIKAGVPVVPGTTEPIPSVEEARAYVEKIGFPVMLKAAGGGGGKGMRKVERMEDFESSWRAAKSEALNAFGNDAVYIEKYLEKPHHVEIQVFADQYGNTIHLNERECSAQRRHQKVVEETPSPILTPELRAKMGEVAVKAAKAVNYVGAGTVEFLVDVHRNFYFLEMNTRLQVEHPVTEWVTGLDLVAMQIKAAEGEKLGLTEAPTPRGHSIEVRVYAEDPSRNFMPSPGKITYLRVPGGPNVRDDSGVFPGYTVPNVYDPMISKLSVWAPTRREAIARTQRALSEYVVKGITTNIRYLKAILAHPEFIEGDYDTSFLTRQHDALLGAEDPKLSEMALLASVVHTYQKDQKRAKTLPAASGGQGGGNGGVSPWKLALRARR; encoded by the coding sequence ATGCCCAAGATCCGCAAAGTGCTCGTCGCCAATCGCGGCGAGATCGCCATCCGGGTGATGCGCACGTGCAAGGAACTCGGCATCGCCACGGTGGCGGTGTACTCGGAGGCGGACCGCTCCGCCCTGCATGTGCGCACGGCCGACCAGGCCATCTTCGTGGGGCCCCCGCCTTCGCGTGAGAGCTACCTGGTGCAGCAGCGCATCCTCGACGCCGCGAAGCAGGCTGGCGCGGATGCCATCCACCCCGGCTACGGCTTCCTCTCCGAAAACGCCGCCTTCGTCCGCGCCTGTGAGGCCGAAGGCCTGACGTTCATCGGGCCGCCCGCCTCCGCCATGGACTCCATGGGCGAGAAGACGCGTGCCCGCGCGAACATGATCAAGGCGGGCGTGCCCGTGGTGCCCGGTACCACCGAGCCCATCCCCTCCGTGGAGGAAGCGCGCGCCTACGTGGAGAAGATTGGCTTCCCCGTCATGCTCAAGGCCGCGGGCGGCGGCGGTGGCAAGGGCATGCGCAAGGTGGAGCGCATGGAGGACTTCGAGTCCTCGTGGCGCGCCGCCAAGAGCGAGGCCCTCAACGCCTTCGGCAACGACGCCGTCTACATCGAGAAGTACCTGGAGAAGCCACACCACGTGGAGATCCAGGTCTTCGCGGACCAGTACGGCAACACCATCCACCTGAACGAGCGCGAGTGCTCGGCGCAGCGCCGGCACCAGAAGGTGGTGGAGGAGACGCCCAGCCCCATCCTCACGCCGGAGCTGCGCGCGAAGATGGGCGAGGTCGCGGTGAAGGCGGCCAAGGCCGTCAACTACGTGGGCGCCGGGACGGTGGAGTTCCTGGTGGACGTGCACCGCAACTTCTACTTCCTGGAGATGAACACCCGCCTCCAGGTGGAGCACCCGGTGACGGAGTGGGTGACGGGCCTGGACCTGGTGGCCATGCAGATCAAGGCCGCCGAGGGCGAGAAGCTCGGCCTCACCGAAGCCCCCACGCCGCGCGGTCATTCGATTGAGGTCCGCGTGTACGCGGAGGACCCGAGCCGCAACTTCATGCCCAGCCCGGGCAAGATTACGTACCTGCGCGTGCCGGGTGGACCGAACGTGCGTGACGATTCGGGCGTGTTCCCCGGGTACACGGTGCCCAACGTCTACGACCCGATGATTTCCAAGCTGTCCGTGTGGGCCCCCACGCGGCGCGAGGCCATCGCCCGCACGCAGCGCGCGCTGTCCGAGTACGTGGTGAAGGGCATCACCACCAACATCCGCTACCTGAAGGCGATTCTGGCGCACCCCGAGTTCATCGAGGGCGACTACGACACCAGCTTCCTCACCCGCCAGCACGATGCGCTGCTGGGCGCGGAGGACCCGAAGCTGAGCGAGATGGCGCTGCTGGCCAGCGTGGTGCACACGTACCAGAAGGACCAGAAGCGCGCGAAGACCCTGCCTGCTGCCAGTGGCGGCCAGGGCGGTGGCAACGGCGGCGTCTCCCCGTGGAAGCTGGCGCTGCGCGCGCGCCGCTAA
- a CDS encoding biotin/lipoyl-containing protein, with product MRYFTKQQGQKEAVPVDLEPLGNDQFKITVGATTYQVDALALEHGTLSMLVDGQSYNVEFEENGDELGVLLRGQVNRIDVADERRLRLRAANAAFSVEGKQLVTAPMPGKVVKVLVKVGDEVKEGQGLVVVEAMKMENELKSPKAGKVTELFAKEGTAVENNAKLVMVE from the coding sequence ATGCGTTACTTCACGAAGCAGCAGGGCCAGAAGGAAGCGGTCCCGGTGGACCTGGAGCCCCTGGGGAACGACCAGTTCAAAATCACCGTGGGCGCCACCACGTACCAGGTGGACGCGCTGGCGCTGGAGCACGGCACGCTGTCCATGCTGGTAGACGGCCAGTCGTACAACGTCGAGTTCGAGGAGAACGGCGACGAGCTTGGCGTGCTCCTGCGCGGCCAGGTGAACCGCATCGACGTGGCGGATGAGCGCCGGCTCCGGCTGCGCGCGGCCAACGCGGCCTTCTCCGTCGAGGGCAAGCAGTTGGTCACCGCGCCCATGCCGGGCAAGGTGGTGAAGGTGCTGGTGAAGGTGGGCGACGAGGTGAAGGAGGGCCAGGGCCTCGTGGTGGTGGAAGCCATGAAGATGGAGAACGAGCTCAAGAGCCCCAAGGCGGGCAAGGTGACCGAGCTGTTCGCCAAGGAAGGCACCGCCGTGGAGAACAACGCCAAGCTGGTGATGGTGGAATAG
- a CDS encoding YfbM family protein — MEMLCTLRSATEAQRVALLQAPEQLEDFVDDDEDFGDPKGSAFLELDIGEAWHGLQYLLTGTPWEGSPPLDFLVRGGEDVGDIPSEEGTARVFTPAQVQALATALQQVTQKTLRARYDASVMQAQDIYPGTWDEPESEVDLLEELLSYFEELQKFMAAVAKRREALLVHIG; from the coding sequence ATGGAGATGCTCTGCACCCTGCGCAGCGCCACCGAGGCCCAGCGCGTTGCCCTGCTCCAGGCCCCCGAACAGTTGGAGGACTTCGTCGACGATGACGAGGACTTCGGTGACCCGAAGGGCTCGGCGTTCCTGGAGTTGGACATCGGCGAGGCGTGGCATGGCCTCCAGTACCTGCTGACCGGAACGCCGTGGGAAGGCAGCCCGCCGCTGGACTTCCTGGTGCGTGGCGGCGAGGACGTGGGCGACATCCCTTCCGAGGAAGGCACCGCGCGCGTCTTCACGCCGGCCCAGGTGCAGGCCCTGGCCACGGCGCTGCAGCAGGTGACGCAGAAGACGCTGCGCGCGCGCTACGACGCGTCCGTCATGCAGGCCCAGGACATCTACCCCGGGACATGGGACGAGCCCGAGTCCGAGGTGGATTTGCTGGAGGAGCTGCTCTCCTACTTCGAGGAGCTCCAGAAGTTCATGGCCGCCGTGGCCAAGCGCCGGGAGGCGCTGCTGGTGCACATCGGCTGA
- a CDS encoding TSUP family transporter, with protein sequence MDVDVSALHLILLCVAALIAGMVDAIAGGGGLISLPALLAAGLPPHVALGTNKGQSVFGSFAALVRFSRAGLVDGNLARVTFPFGLGGAFGGAALVLLVKPEVLKPLVLVLLIAVAVFLAFRKSPRPGDMPEPGPPARARAIGALIALAIGTYDGFFGPGTGTFLIVAFSSLLGHGLARASADAKVVNFASNLASVALFAFKGVVLWKVALPMAGAQFAGAYLGAHLAVKGGDKLVRKVVLGVVLALVLKLGHDVVTA encoded by the coding sequence GTGGACGTGGACGTCAGTGCGCTGCACCTCATCCTGCTGTGCGTGGCCGCGCTGATTGCCGGCATGGTGGATGCCATCGCGGGAGGCGGCGGGCTCATCTCCCTCCCCGCGCTGCTGGCCGCGGGCCTTCCGCCCCACGTGGCGCTGGGCACCAACAAGGGACAGTCCGTCTTCGGCTCGTTCGCCGCGCTGGTGCGCTTCTCCCGCGCGGGGCTGGTGGATGGGAACCTGGCGCGAGTGACGTTCCCCTTCGGCCTGGGTGGGGCCTTCGGGGGCGCGGCGCTGGTGCTGCTGGTGAAGCCGGAAGTCCTCAAGCCGCTGGTGCTGGTGCTGCTCATCGCGGTGGCGGTGTTCCTCGCCTTCCGCAAGTCGCCGCGTCCGGGGGACATGCCGGAGCCCGGGCCGCCCGCGCGCGCCAGGGCCATTGGCGCGCTCATCGCGCTGGCCATCGGCACCTACGACGGCTTCTTCGGACCGGGGACGGGGACGTTCCTCATCGTGGCCTTCTCGTCCCTGCTGGGACACGGCCTGGCGCGCGCGTCCGCGGACGCGAAGGTGGTGAACTTCGCCTCCAACCTCGCCTCCGTCGCGTTGTTCGCCTTCAAGGGCGTGGTGCTCTGGAAGGTGGCGCTGCCCATGGCCGGCGCCCAATTCGCGGGCGCCTACCTGGGCGCGCACCTGGCCGTGAAGGGCGGCGACAAACTGGTGCGCAAGGTGGTGCTGGGCGTGGTGCTGGCCCTGGTGCTCAAGCTGGGGCACGACGTGGTGACGGCCTGA